Proteins from a genomic interval of Gadus morhua chromosome 19, gadMor3.0, whole genome shotgun sequence:
- the LOC115532257 gene encoding NXPE family member 3-like isoform X2 — protein sequence MLTDKHEAAANPGQPKGDPVSRLLSRRALIFFLLALSGLIFLLRNILTLEPQNSSHPALAQKGPLPPYKNHTICSHLEPTPDEALEDRALLDAIVWPKPPAPTSLHQTSDPVHSLFAILPSKGGREWRVGDQLEALVQMQDFLGRPKHYGGDFLVARLHSPELGAGVAGTVVDHLNGSYSALFPLLWEGPAQVTITMVHSSEAVAVLQRLREQRSDRFFFRSLFRSGELSENTVCNMCLPHNRPQEPLCNYTDLHTGEPWYCLKPKRLSCDTRINHFKGGYKKDLVTNKEALLFQSRVNIKVVIHASGPDRIDVLPKKIDDPELRNRSIEPGPVQYNPSGYYYKGSWRSFDGTPVRQFDAKSITQCLTGKVINMYGDSTMRQWFEYLRAFVPEFNLRSTSWTGPFMAVDCKHNILLKYRSHNVPIGFPTIIASELRYVANELDRLPGGPNTVVALSLWAHFSPYPVEVYIRRMRHIRRALERLLARGPGTLVVIRSANLRALNKEISLNHSDWFSLHLDRVLRNMFMGLAVVFVDAWEMTLAHHSPHNLHPPPDIVKNMINLVLTQVCPAKKS from the exons ATGTTGACCGATAAACACGAAGCGGCAGCTAACCCTGGGCAACCGAAGGGGGACCCCGTGAGTCGACTTCTGTCCAGGCGTGCCCTCATCTTCTTTCTCCTCGCACTCTCTGGTCTCATCTTCCTGTTGCGCAACATTCTCACTCTGGAG CCCCAGAACAGCAGCCACCCTGCCTTAGCCCAGAAGGGACCCCTCCCTCCGTACAAGAACCACACCATCTGCAGCCACCTGGAGCCCACCCCCGACGAAGCCCTGGAGGACCGCGCCCTCCTCGACGCCATCGTCTGGCCcaagccccccgcccccacgtCCCTCCACCAGACCAGTGACCCCGTCCACAGCCTGTTCGCCATTCTGCCCTCCAAGGGCGGGAGGGAGTGGCGTGTGGGGGACCAGCTTGAGGCCCTGGTCCAGATGCAGGACTTCCTGGGCCGTCCCAAGCACTACGGGGGGGACTTCCTGGTGGCACGGCTGCACTCCCCGGAGCTGGGGGCAGGAGTGGCGGGCACGGTGGTGGACCACCTCAACGGCTCCTACTCGGCGCTGTTCCCCCTGCTGTGGGAGGGTCCGGCCCAGGTGACGATCACCATGGTGCACTCCAGCGAGGCGGTGGCCGTGCTGCAGCGGCTCCGGGAGCAGCGGTCCGACCGCTTCTTCTTCCGGAGTCTGTTTCGCTCGGGCGAGCTGTCTGAGAACACCGTGTGCAACATGTGCCTGCCGCACAATCGGCCGCAGGAGCCGCTGTGCAACTACACAGACCTCCACACCGGGGAGCCCTGGTACTGCTTGAAGCCCAAGCGGCTGAGCTGTGACACCAGGATCAACCATTTCAAGGGAGGCTACAAGAAGGACCTCGTCACCAACAAAGAAGCGCTGCTCTTTCAGAG CCGTGTAAACATCAAAGTTGTCATCCATGCGTCAGGACCTGATCGGATAGATGTACTTCCAAAGAAGATAG ATGACCCAGAGTTACGAAACCGCAGCATCGAGCCAGGGCCGGTCCAGTACAATCCTTCTGGGTATTACTACAAAGGCTCCTGGAGGTCATTCGATGGAACACCTGTTCGCCAGTTTGACGCCAAATCGATCACCCAGTGCCTGACTGGCAAGGTGATCAATATGTACGGAGACTCCACAATGAGGCAGTGGTTTGAGTACCTCAGAGCGTTTGTACCAG AGTTCAACCTGCGCAGCACATCGTGGACAGGGCCCTTCATGGCGGTGGACTGTAAACACAACATCCTGTTGAAGTACCGCAGTCACAACGTACCCATCGGCTTCCCCACCATCATCGCCAGCGAGCTCCGCTACGTGGCCAACGAGCTGGACCGCTTGCCTGGAGGCCCCAACACCGTGGTGGCCCTCAGCCTCTGGGCCCACTTCAGCCCCTACCCCGTGGAGGTATACATACGCCGCATGCGGCACATACGCCGGGCGCTGGAACGGCTcctggcccggggccccggcaCCCTGGTGGTCATCCGCTCGGCTAATTTAAGGGCCCTGAATAAGGAGATTAGCCTGAACCACAGCGACTGGTTCTCGCTGCATCTCGACAGGGTTCTCAGGAACATGTTCATGGGCCtggctgttgtgtttgtggacgCCTGGGAGATGACCTTAGCCCATCATAGCCCCCACAATCTCCACCCGCCCCCGGACATCGTCAAGAACATGATCAATCTCGTCCTGACTCAGGTGTGTCCTGCAAAGAAGAGCTAG
- the LOC115532257 gene encoding NXPE family member 3-like isoform X1 yields MLTDKHEAAANPGQPKGDPVSRLLSRRALIFFLLALSGLIFLLRNILTLENLSYNTVSMLFQPQNSSHPALAQKGPLPPYKNHTICSHLEPTPDEALEDRALLDAIVWPKPPAPTSLHQTSDPVHSLFAILPSKGGREWRVGDQLEALVQMQDFLGRPKHYGGDFLVARLHSPELGAGVAGTVVDHLNGSYSALFPLLWEGPAQVTITMVHSSEAVAVLQRLREQRSDRFFFRSLFRSGELSENTVCNMCLPHNRPQEPLCNYTDLHTGEPWYCLKPKRLSCDTRINHFKGGYKKDLVTNKEALLFQSRVNIKVVIHASGPDRIDVLPKKIDDPELRNRSIEPGPVQYNPSGYYYKGSWRSFDGTPVRQFDAKSITQCLTGKVINMYGDSTMRQWFEYLRAFVPEFNLRSTSWTGPFMAVDCKHNILLKYRSHNVPIGFPTIIASELRYVANELDRLPGGPNTVVALSLWAHFSPYPVEVYIRRMRHIRRALERLLARGPGTLVVIRSANLRALNKEISLNHSDWFSLHLDRVLRNMFMGLAVVFVDAWEMTLAHHSPHNLHPPPDIVKNMINLVLTQVCPAKKS; encoded by the exons ATGTTGACCGATAAACACGAAGCGGCAGCTAACCCTGGGCAACCGAAGGGGGACCCCGTGAGTCGACTTCTGTCCAGGCGTGCCCTCATCTTCTTTCTCCTCGCACTCTCTGGTCTCATCTTCCTGTTGCGCAACATTCTCACTCTGGAG AACCTGAGCTACAACACCGTGTCTATGCTTTTTCAGCCCCAGAACAGCAGCCACCCTGCCTTAGCCCAGAAGGGACCCCTCCCTCCGTACAAGAACCACACCATCTGCAGCCACCTGGAGCCCACCCCCGACGAAGCCCTGGAGGACCGCGCCCTCCTCGACGCCATCGTCTGGCCcaagccccccgcccccacgtCCCTCCACCAGACCAGTGACCCCGTCCACAGCCTGTTCGCCATTCTGCCCTCCAAGGGCGGGAGGGAGTGGCGTGTGGGGGACCAGCTTGAGGCCCTGGTCCAGATGCAGGACTTCCTGGGCCGTCCCAAGCACTACGGGGGGGACTTCCTGGTGGCACGGCTGCACTCCCCGGAGCTGGGGGCAGGAGTGGCGGGCACGGTGGTGGACCACCTCAACGGCTCCTACTCGGCGCTGTTCCCCCTGCTGTGGGAGGGTCCGGCCCAGGTGACGATCACCATGGTGCACTCCAGCGAGGCGGTGGCCGTGCTGCAGCGGCTCCGGGAGCAGCGGTCCGACCGCTTCTTCTTCCGGAGTCTGTTTCGCTCGGGCGAGCTGTCTGAGAACACCGTGTGCAACATGTGCCTGCCGCACAATCGGCCGCAGGAGCCGCTGTGCAACTACACAGACCTCCACACCGGGGAGCCCTGGTACTGCTTGAAGCCCAAGCGGCTGAGCTGTGACACCAGGATCAACCATTTCAAGGGAGGCTACAAGAAGGACCTCGTCACCAACAAAGAAGCGCTGCTCTTTCAGAG CCGTGTAAACATCAAAGTTGTCATCCATGCGTCAGGACCTGATCGGATAGATGTACTTCCAAAGAAGATAG ATGACCCAGAGTTACGAAACCGCAGCATCGAGCCAGGGCCGGTCCAGTACAATCCTTCTGGGTATTACTACAAAGGCTCCTGGAGGTCATTCGATGGAACACCTGTTCGCCAGTTTGACGCCAAATCGATCACCCAGTGCCTGACTGGCAAGGTGATCAATATGTACGGAGACTCCACAATGAGGCAGTGGTTTGAGTACCTCAGAGCGTTTGTACCAG AGTTCAACCTGCGCAGCACATCGTGGACAGGGCCCTTCATGGCGGTGGACTGTAAACACAACATCCTGTTGAAGTACCGCAGTCACAACGTACCCATCGGCTTCCCCACCATCATCGCCAGCGAGCTCCGCTACGTGGCCAACGAGCTGGACCGCTTGCCTGGAGGCCCCAACACCGTGGTGGCCCTCAGCCTCTGGGCCCACTTCAGCCCCTACCCCGTGGAGGTATACATACGCCGCATGCGGCACATACGCCGGGCGCTGGAACGGCTcctggcccggggccccggcaCCCTGGTGGTCATCCGCTCGGCTAATTTAAGGGCCCTGAATAAGGAGATTAGCCTGAACCACAGCGACTGGTTCTCGCTGCATCTCGACAGGGTTCTCAGGAACATGTTCATGGGCCtggctgttgtgtttgtggacgCCTGGGAGATGACCTTAGCCCATCATAGCCCCCACAATCTCCACCCGCCCCCGGACATCGTCAAGAACATGATCAATCTCGTCCTGACTCAGGTGTGTCCTGCAAAGAAGAGCTAG